The Biomphalaria glabrata chromosome 6, xgBioGlab47.1, whole genome shotgun sequence genomic interval tataaaaatgtaattatagtCTTCAGCAGGCTTCACTTGGCTATTTATGGtcatcttgtttttaaaatcaaatttgtaTGCATATAcaaaaaactacttttaaaacaagatgTACAAGGCTATTCATGTTATTTAAAAGTTGTATAGAATAATGGAAACACATGGTGGTCTTTATTATTCTTGAGCTTATACAAAGAGTATCCACAGaagattgttttgtttctatggtgagaaactttatctttttaatttattttcaatcaTCTGTGAATTTCTTAGCCTGAAATGCAATCattaggtcaatttttttttttttttttcacctgtaATTATCAAAGTATGTATGCTTAATATATACACTTAACATACATTTATACCAGCTGTTCAATACAATTTGACAGAGATCATCATTTTTCTCCTATGAACCCTATTGATGATGGTCTTATTATGGTTAATGTATTGTCACTGTTGTGTTAGGTGTTAGTTTGTATGTTAATGATCTATGACAGGGCTGGCGACCCTTTTTCAGTCCGAGTGccaattaatttcaatttaaaaacaatgaagatTGTTGCGTGCCCAGTAGGTCTACTAGTGACGCCACTATATAAAAGAAGTGCTACAGTCAGTAAGTCAACTGCATGTATAAAAACAGCTTAGTAACAATATTActtgtttattcaattttattatcCTGACCTACAGATTTGAAGTCTTAGGGCAGGTCAATCAGTGCGACTTCTGCTGTTGTGTGGTAGAAGATAACAGTTTAATATCTGGTGTATACCGTGTATTCTTCAAAGTTACACACACCGCACTTAGTTCATCGGTCAAGCAACTTCTGGCATCTGATTTAATATAGTtcattgtagaaaaaaaaggttcGCATGAGTAAGTAGACAAGAAAATTGACATAATGGATGTTGCTACGTTTATCAGAGAATTGAAAGTTTTAGGCAGGTCATTCCAAACTTGAAGAATCTCATTTTCTGCTAATATCTGAGGTTCTAATGATCCATTTAACCATTCACGTTCAATTAATTCAAGTCGTATTCGTAAGTCAATAAATTTCTGTCTCCAAATTGCGCTGGACTGAAACTCAACAAGTTGCATTTCAAAGTCGTGTAATCCCATCCAAGAAAACATGGTCAAAGCCAGAGCTTCAAAATCTACTGTATCtggatattttataaatttggaGGTGTACTCGAATTTTCGAAATTGTTCAAAATGCAGTGAAAATTGTTCAGCAGTTGTGTCAATTATCTCTAAAAACAATCTTTTCTGATAATCTTTGCCGGTAGTATCATGAACTTTTAAATCATCATAAAATTTCTTcagtttgttaaaatattttaattcttccTTCTCTATGCCACGTTTGTAAATCTTCAACTTTTTCTCAAATGATGTCAAGATGTCAAATGCCTGCCTAATTTTCCGAAACCTTGCAACTTCGTATTATTATTTGCTATATTTGGCAATGATGGCCAGTCTAGCGGACGATGTCACATCAGTACTTTCATCAAGGCAAATAGAATAGGCTTGACATGCATTAATATCCTTCTTTACTTGTTCTTGAATATTAACTTGCAATTTCATAACTCTCGCTTTAACTGTGTTTCAGCTTATTGGCAAATCCTTTATTCTCTGTATGACTTTATCCTTGTTTTGAAAGTCTTCAAACAAATAAGACGCACATTCTAACATTGCTTCCTTGATATAATCACCGCCACTTAAAAGTTTTCCATGTTTAGCTATAATTTTTGAAACTTCAAAACTTGCCACTAAGTTAGAAGAACTTTtaacaaagtttacaaaagaactGGATTGTGAAATCGCTTTTTTTAACTCACGCGATATATGTTCTTTTTGCTCATCCTCGCTTTTGCCTAAAAGCCAGTTGAGATTGGACTCATAATGACGTTTTACTGATGATGTCCGACAAACAACACTTTCCAAACACATGGCACATAAGGCCTTGTTTTCTCTGTGAATCCTTCCATATCTTTCAGTCCACCACTCTTGAAAAGGTCTGCCACTTCCTTCTTCttcatttagttttcttttttttaattttgagaatGACATGTTATGGtaattattctgataaaaatttattgatggCAACGCTAGCAATCGATGTAAGACCGACATGTTTTCAGTATCAACAAAATGGCGGAAGCTAAGGAGATCTCGTTCAAATACGAGAttagtcttgaaaaaaaaattattatgccCTATGCTCCCCAAATGAAACACAGTcatatgaaaaaaattatatggaaTATGATCCACTAGCGCTTCTTCCTAATTATTTACAGTTCTCGGAAATAATTGAACGTTATTAATTATGGTAATTTGAGATATCCGTgatttttccaaaaaaatacATCTCTTAATATCATTGTCATCGCGTGCCACACAAAATCGTAAGGTGGCACGCGTGTCATAGGTTCGCCAGCCCTGATCTATGAGCACAAATGACCTTCAATAAAGTCTAGTAGGGAACCAGTGCTGTAGGAGCCATATTCCCAATGGACTGAAGGAAAAAATTTTATCCAATGGCCAGATGTGGATTGAGAGCTTTTCATCCCAAGTCCATTTAGAAGTTTCCACAATGGCAGCAACCATTACTAGGTTGGGTCGGGCCATGTATGTAGTGTGCTGCACTCCAGTACTGGTCTCACTCCCTACTATTCACAAGACCCTGTATGGACCACCACTCCTATTGCTCTCCTATGACAGCCCCCTTGTGGAACGGTGTGGCAGACTTGGTTACCTGATAGAGGCCTGGTTTGCTTCTTCTAGATGTATCCATAGGGGGTGCAGTGTTGAGGCTATGGGAGATGATCTCCTTAGAGTGCAAATGAGCAGCAAGGGCCACCTActaatttgtgtaaaaaaacaacttaattttATCTTGATTACTTgcaaagaataaaatatttacattaattgtgattaaaataatgtattaatctttaaaaaaaaaaatagagtgatACTGACCTTTTCATTTTAGGCAGGTTTTTTGAGCTTGCTCTGTCATAACTTTGGAGTGGATAGTTTCAAAGACAAACAATTTGGAGAAGGAGTTTTTTGGTTAAAAGAAAGCTATCAATTAGGAAAAGATGCTGATGATGTTAGCACAAGCACTCAGGTAATGCACATTAAtgcatactatttttttttattaatacaacACTATGATTGATTCAGGAGGCATCAATATATCAACCACTATTTTTTACTTAATTGGtactatttttagcggcccccgaaaggggaaaagatgctattagttttgtgcgaaatgtctgtccgtctgtccgtccatcccgtttagatctcgtaaactagaaaagatattgaaaatccgacatcacaatattttagaccattcaaagttctgatgcaacagctactttttttttcctgaaagcgaaaaatctaatttttaaaatcagttatgcaagcagttttttaaagagaaaaagctaattagtatgcattttaagttagacctaatttagaacgaatagtaatcttataaactccattttcttgaacattttttttcatgtatttctTTTGAGAATTCGAATAAAAGACtaagcattttcaaaacaattacattatgtaaacaccaggagaggctcggtaaagcgcttagcttctgaaccgagggtcctgggttcgaatcctggtgaagactgggattttcaacttcggaatacTTGGGCACCCAAGAGTCTACCCAgatttaatgggtacctgacattagttggggacgagtaaaggcggttggtcgttgtgctggctacatgacaccctcgttaaccgtattagcggcccccaaaaggggaaaagaagcTCCGTCCgatccgtttagatctcgtaaactagaaaagatattgaaaatccgacatcacaatattttagaccattcaaagttctgatgcaatggctacttttttttttcctgaaagcgaaaaatctaatttttaaaatcagttaagcaagcagtttttttaagagaaaaagctaattagtatgcattttaagttagacctaatttaaaacgaatagtaatcttataaatatcATTTTCTTGAGCATCATTCATTTATGTATCACATTCAAGAATTCGAATTCAAGatataacattttcaaaacaattacataaagTAAAGACCAGGTGaggctcggtaaagcgcttagcttccgaaccgagggtcccgggttcgaatcctggtgaagactgggattttcaacttcggaatccttgggcgcccctgagtctacctagctctaatgggtacctgacattagttggggaaaagtaaagacgtttggtcgttgtgctggctacatgacatcctcgttaaccgtaggccacaaaaacagatgaactttacgtaaaatcatctgccctatagaccacaaggtctgaagggggaactaattaggccaggttcacatctaactttgcattcacttgcacctatcctttgatctgcagcaccattggggcactacacaagatctgtcaaccttctttctccattcttatctctcatttgtctttgatataatttcatttggatgttctttctgaaaatattgaagcctgcctgggtggaccacttcgggggccgattttaagtttgtgtttccacacaaactgtctttgtaaccttgtttgtttaaaggtttatttatattttttttatctatatttcatttgaaaattatattctgaaGGCTAGTACTCTACGGCTTTTAGCTAATTGCtacatggaagaaaaaaacacagATTGGATAGAAAATGCATTCAACGCCATTCATTTGGCAAATAAAGTAAGaatttgaattaattttaaGGTGTTTAATCAACAACTAATGATACTTGtccttgattttttaaaatgggtaGTTAccaattttttattctttacaatttttttcattagatTGACCCACATCCTGCTGGAATTTATTTGAAACTGCAACTTAATGTTTTAGATGAGGAACCAAATTTAAACTTAATACTTGGTAaagtttttttataataattttcttaTTGCCAAATTTCTATTTATGTTAGAAAtagagctaaaaaaaatttttatcatttatttaataataagttcTAAAAAGGAAACTTTGCCATATtaattaagtataaataatGTGCATGTTTGTTAAAGCATGGGGTGGTGTTTAGGAGAAGTATTTAgaagataagaaatattttaagtaGGCAAGTGTCTGCATTTACCTATCCTCCCTTTCAATCATACATGTGGTCTTTAGCCTCTCTTCAAGAGAtgttacatcataaagacagcAGCATAGACCTAGTACTGAATGCTCTTCACCTATTAAAGAAACACCAAATGTAGGTATATCAAATACATAtcattaatgtttttaaaaatcttgtttATCCTTAAACAATGTAAGTTGTCtgtgaaatattattaatataggaATAAGATTAAAGTGTCTATCTCTAGATTTGTATTTCTATTAGATCAAGTGTTGCCTTTCAACTACGCCTAgaaattctaaaaaaatttgAGTTTCATCCTGACTATGGTTTGCTGCTGGTTACGATGCTTGATTCATTTCTCACAGAATCTGATGGAGAGTTTGCTAAAACATTTTCTCAGGAGTGTATCATTGGTAATGCTCAAAACATTATTAGATTTAACTTGTAATTAAACTTGCTAGAGATCGGCCTAGtatattgtttacaaaatatcTGCTACTATTCTTAGCTCACAATACTATTGGAAGATTGGATGGAGCAACATTGAAGCGTTTCCACATTTTGTTTTGGTCAAAAGCAGCAGAAATGTTTGAggtaatacttttaaaaatttttatataaaaaaggaataatatTAGAATTCTTTTTCAGTTATGTTAATaggaattaatatttagtatgcTTGTATATGTAATCaaagaataaaatgtataacttatacattaaattttaattttaaaataatgagtgTCCTCAAAGAATTCTTTTCTAGAACTAAAGGATTCTGTTGTCTAGAAATTTGTAGCAACAATCATTTAATTTGAGAATTTTTCtctgaagaagaagaattgaaacttagttgttgttgttgtttttttcaatctaattgtgtcaattttttttgcatttctaAACTAATTATAAGAATCTTAATCCAAACAGAATGAAAATTACAGTGGCTCTATTACTTGGTATAACTATTCCCTGAGTCTTTATTCTTCACTGAGCCCATCAGAACCTAATCTTGGAAAACTGCATAGAAATTTGGCTACATGTTATTTGCTTGTTGGTGAAACAGCCAAGGCCAGTTTAGCttcttttttataaacattttgtcTAATTAAAAATAGTCTTAATTAGCAGTCTAAATGAAAGCTATTATATCAATGAACTATCTTTACAGGCTTCAACAGCAATAGAATTATCTGAAAAATGTGAGCCAAACAATGCACATGCACAATATATTAGTTTCAAAGTAGCTCTAGCCACCAATGATTGGGAAAAAGGTTTGTTGCAATTTTATtggtattatttatttgtttctttttttattaaatactctctctttttatatatatttttattatatgcaAAATccttgttaaacatttttagtaacactattttttacaatacctgtATTTAACTCATATCATACCTTTGTGGAGACTTCTGGGTGGGAAGGTGGAACCTGGCTGAACaaggatctcaaaaacggctccaacgattttcctaaaaatttgacAGCTGCTATATATTGTTGACCCTTAAAAAAGATACCTACAACAAAGCTAGACAGGCTTTAGAGTGGAACCCATAGggcacaagacgtagaggaagaccaaaaagaacatggcgatgAAGCATAGAataggaaagagctgggaagccattcaAAAACTAGCAAGAGCCTGTGGATAGTGGTGTGTTTTAAaaaggccctatgttccatgaggaacgcaaaggaaagatgatgatatGGATTTATATTGTTGGGAAAAGAAATACTTGCTTGTTggtcacactgggaaaactagtttgatcattattatttttcaaagtaaaaaaaagaaataaatttaaatttggctagagaacgagaaaatctttatcttgaatgGACTTTAAGTCTTCGGTTATTTTTGCATTCCTTGAAGaggttaataaattaatgttcaggaacattttgcacatCTTCTtgtaagtctaaatctaaaggcctatcattggataATTATAAGGTCTAGTAGATCTCTACATTCGATTAAccaaaaaatgttccattgtttttttatcaaacattcattagttattaagagaataaaatcgctctataagttgtataaaggatttatattttatgtttttcttgttatgccAAAATTTAGTAatcagaagacaaaaaaaaacaatgtttttttaaatgaaatctatacttttttttttttttttaacaatgtaaCTTTTTTCTATAACTCTACATCCTAGCTATAAAAAGTTTGAACCAATTAGTGAATTGTTCACCTAAAGATGATGATACAAATAATATTATTTGTTTAGCTGCTCATTCTGCTTTAGAAGTAAGTGTTTTTCTTTAGTAGAAAGTTGTacaatttttcttttgctttgtATAGTGTAATTTTCATGCCACAGCATTCACattgcgctatggtccaatctccttttgtggacctgtggggCAATGTGTATCTGGGGAAAGGTTTTTTGCCCAAATTCTCTCAGTAGACATAACTCAGCTTGAGTCTGGATTCAAACTCCAAGCCCCCGTGATAGACCAAGCCCCTCAAATACTCATCccacattgtttttgtaatattgtaaaattaatattttttatagtaaactacatttagtggCCTCTGTAGAAATGTGGTGAGATTGACACAGTGGCTCAAAGAGCTCAACAAAATGCAGTGTAGAGCAGCAAATGTAGAGCCAAATTATTGCAGAGAAGGTTACCAGCGAAAGGGTCAGTGTCCACAATTTTCTGCCTTTTAAATTTGTGGTTTGACGTCCAAACTGGGTCAAAATTCATCTGACTTCTTCTTGACCTGTGCATCCCTCAAGTTAAACTTCTTTGGTAAATTTATCCTCCAcactacagaaaaaaaagtcaatattatttgtgtgtgttctatcatatctcaaaaactaaaagcaaTATTGAAAGCCTGATTTCACCAATATGTCTACTGCTGGTCTGAAGGCAaatccttttgtttttaaatttagtaataCACTTGTATGCCcatatatataaactatttttaatgaaaGGTAAAGTAGACAGTTTTAAGTGGTCTTTTCTCAAAAGTATTGACAAGTCAAATTCTTAAGTCATTTTCATCTCACTGGAAACAGTAGCTACTTATGGTCTTCCAAAAGCATGcctgtttgtttttaaagtctgCTTAGTGTATGCACATACAAGGCAGGTGATGTTATTCAGTACCACAGTGTGATGAGGATGGACACTGACACCATCTCAGATTAGAGCTTTTAGACACACCCAAAGACAAATTTGTCATTTATAGTTTTGCttctatgtttttgttttttctagcAAGAAAAATCTGAATTAGCAATCCctgcattggaatgtcttatTAACCATAGCAAGGACAGTAAACATATTCTTATAGCCATTAGATGCCTTTTGAGGTTACTTATTACAGAAATTGAAGAAAATGAAAggtaatattattaaaatgtgaACATGTCAATTTTTACTATGGTATATTCTGCAGTTTACTTTGCATCAaattggagaaaaaaacaaacacttaacAATATGAAATTCCTTCTATGTATTGATTGAGGGGAAACATAGTGTATTTCTATTTTTCAGGTTAAGTGTTAACAATGCCATTAGCAAAGTAAGGACAGGTAAGTGGGTtcatttattgtaatttattaATGGACAGATTCAGTAGCTACCAAGCAACTCCAGTTCTCTTAATTATATACTGtagtaacaaacattttttttctaaaggaaaagtaaatgaagatgattctaaTTGCTAGTAAATAATGACAAAaggaaatattaatttttttattacattttgatcaACAGCTTATAACAAGATACTTGTCATAAAAGCTAATAATGAATTATCAAGTGCTGAATTAGAAGATGAAGCATTGTGGTTTATGAAAATTGGTATGAAATAAATCTTAGTATGAAAAGAAAGTGATATCcttacctaaaaaaaataatacatttattaactaaatctgtagttatttttgtttatgaataaaatttcatattttactatactattgtgcatattaaatattttttaaattttaatgtcaAGAAAATTtttagactattttttttagttgatctTAACTCTTGAATTATTGTAGCCTGGAATCTAGCAATAAAATATAGAGATGATGTTTATGCAGTGAAAGAGCTTTTCAATTTATGCTATCAGgttataagaattttttttcatatttctttgAACATAGACTTTtgctttgttttcattttgattttttacaaagtttatatcaactcagtctgtctttctgtctggaacaatttttgtacacattatttctctcacacccaatcttggtTCAATttgaaatttgcacaattatttcttgtacctaatAAACAATAGAatcatttttaaacaattattatttaatagtaattaattattttgtttggtattgaataatggaaagaaattgtacttgacagacaTGGCAATaaaattacacaattatttcttgtacctaataaacaagaatcattaaaataaaattattatttaatagtaattaattattttgtttggtattgaataaTGGAAAGAAATTCTACTTGACAGACATGGCAATAAAAGTTACATTAATCCCTTTTATGCTTGtagataattattttgtagattAAATGTTTGAATCTAACAATGGATATGCATATTTtcaattttcataagcacttcactTGCACAGTTGTTAGTGAAATTGGCTTGTGGAGGCTTGAGTTGAATTCAAGttgtacaacattttttttaataaaatacattttaaaagctatCACTGTAAccttcaccaagatacccccttctttctccctccccccctccagacaaatgataggatcatagcacatagagaaagctaaaggcatgaagttgcgctaaacaaaaacaaaatatttctaatcacacatatttattatttttagtctagatttattacagatttaattacatgactgatccaaactaattaatacaattacactttatataagcttcattttttttaaagtattttattatttttcttattaacCCCTTAATTTTGTTATGAAGTTGAGTTctgtattacaatatttttgttttccttagcTTCTAACTTTGTGTTCTCTTAACATTGGAAACTACATCCAAAGCAATCACTGCCTACTTATGTCTTGTGCAGCTTGTCTTCAAATAGTGAAGAATGAGCAAGACAAGTCTCTTGTGGTAATGTTTGAGATTAAGACTTACAGTTCATTTATATGTGATATAACTATTGTTACTTaggtaaataaatctagatatgAAAAACCTTTCTTTATTATTTGATCACTTGATCTAATGCACAAGGCTGGTGTTGATTTCATTTCAGTACAATAATTTCTAATAATGCCTAAAGATTTGCTTATGAATAAGTACATTGTTATTCTTGCTAAATAGTCTGTCAATAAAAAGTATTGCATAAAATTATTGAGTGTTCTTATTTTACACATCTATAGCAAGATGTTTTGGAAGAAGTATTGAAAAATATTGAACAGTACCGCCAAGGTGAACAAAgaattgaaaaatatatatgGGCACAAGGTAATATTTTATCAATTGAAAACTGAACAATAGCtaattttctccttttttttttctttgcattacAGATAGTTTTATTGTTAATGGTTCATTAAAAGGAAGACAGTAACTCTAAGTAGTAATTTATTAGAAAGAACAAAACATGGTGTGATTTGTGGAAAGGTTATTCTAAGCATaagtcaaatctttttttttttgttcttaactATTTCTTGCATTGTAAACATTTATCCTTTTATTATCTCTAAAGAACTAGATCTTTCAATTTTTAGATGTTAATTTTAAATCTGTACGTCTTCTGATTCAGTTTCTTGTACTCAGTTGCATGATTTCTTTTCAACAACTTTTTTCTccccttttgtttttgttttaaacactattaattacatattattaataagctgaaaaaaaaagggttcatGATATTTTGAGACTTTTTTTTCAGTCAGCCCCAATTTTATTTTAGGTGTGCAGACTAAATCATCCCAAGAAGAAAAACTGCTTCATCTGTATAAATTCCAAGCTCTTTTAAAGTTGAATGATGCTAGAGCAGAAACAGTAATAGACAGTGCTCTTTTATTGCCTAACTCAGATCCTAAATTGTTTCATACTTTTGCaggtgtagttttttttttaaataccttccATTTACGTTGTAAAAAATCCTGTTAGAAATATAAACAcatcataaaaaataaataaatgcaataaaaatgatagtctatgaataaaatatatacacatgTATTTTAGCAGCTGCATTAGATCCTACAGTAAATAATGCAAAGTTAGGTGctaaagctttaaaaatatcCATAAGATTACACTTAGAAGCCTCCACTCCTGATTATGTGAAATGCAGGTAAGAAATAATCCTTTGTACTTTATATCATAATAAT includes:
- the LOC106064576 gene encoding testis-expressed protein 11-like isoform X6, which encodes MKMEIPDSNQKNVFQLKGINLILKELSQDGSELLTNWEALINNALSLANSLFHILFLSLAEKAELEELATQLWNKVVILKSKKCLSALSLTKARHVAFQVVTHLYESNNDEMTIKKHVIMALKTARAWIDCKEWENAEKVLYIFHQAIQKLQHISKEKKAFNLTTEAFKKEKYEIDTDIFQGLCLSAELKFAQSQLNEAKLMVAKAKEFMQGTFPNKAGFLSLLCHNFGVDSFKDKQFGEGVFWLKESYQLGKDADDVSTSTQASTLRLLANCYMEEKNTDWIENAFNAIHLANKIDPHPAGIYLKLQLNVLDEEPNLNLILASLQEMLHHKDSSIDLVLNALHLLKKHQISSVAFQLRLEILKKFEFHPDYGLLLVTMLDSFLTESDGEFAKTFSQECIIAHNTIGRLDGATLKRFHILFWSKAAEMFENENYSGSITWYNYSLSLYSSLSPSEPNLGKLHRNLATCYLLVGETAKASTAIELSEKCEPNNAHAQYISFKVALATNDWEKAIKSLNQLVNCSPKDDDTNNIICLAAHSALEQEKSELAIPALECLINHSKDSKHILIAIRCLLRLLITEIEENERLSVNNAISKVRTAYNKILVIKANNELSSAELEDEALWFMKIAWNLAIKYRDDVYAVKELFNLCYQLLTLCSLNIGNYIQSNHCLLMSCAACLQIVKNEQDKSLVQDVLEEVLKNIEQYRQGEQRIEKYIWAQDLRNLIELVMNRNEEEEALIYLEEAVGVIDKAKGLYPEIEIVWLMTRSWNYGLLQYNCCKYPEAEKWCCKSIKFLKYLSSAKENYEEQMITLYQDLLARATSGEE
- the LOC106064576 gene encoding testis-expressed protein 11-like isoform X4, whose amino-acid sequence is MKMEIPDSNQKNVFQLKGINLILKELSQDGSELLTNWEALINNALSLANSLFHILFLSLAEKAELEELATQLWNKVVILKSKKCLSALSLTKARHVAFQVVTHLYESNNDEMTIKKHVIMALKTARAWIDCKEWENAEKVLYIFHQAIQKLQHISKEKKAFNLTTEAFKKEKYEIDTDIFQGLCLSAELKFAQSQLNEAKLMVAKAKEFMQGTFPNKAGFLSLLCHNFGVDSFKDKQFGEGVFWLKESYQLGKDADDVSTSTQASTLRLLANCYMEEKNTDWIENAFNAIHLANKIDPHPAGIYLKLQLNVLDEEPNLNLILASLQEMLHHKDSSIDLVLNALHLLKKHQISSVAFQLRLEILKKFEFHPDYGLLLVTMLDSFLTESDGEFAKTFSQECIIAHNTIGRLDGATLKRFHILFWSKAAEMFENENYSGSITWYNYSLSLYSSLSPSEPNLGKLHRNLATCYLLVGETAKASTAIELSEKCEPNNAHAQYISFKVALATNDWEKAIKSLNQLVNCSPKDDDTNNIICLAAHSALEQEKSELAIPALECLINHSKDSKHILIAIRCLLRLLITEIEENERLSVNNAISKVRTAYNKILVIKANNELSSAELEDEALWFMKIAWNLAIKYRDDVYAVKELFNLCYQLLTLCSLNIGNYIQSNHCLLMSCAACLQIVKNEQDKSLVQDVLEEVLKNIEQYRQGEQRIEKYIWAQGVQTKSSQEEKLLHLYKFQALLKLNDARAETVIDSALLLPNSDPKLFHTFAAAALDPTVNNAKLGAKALKISIRLHLEASTPDYVKCSADLRNLIELVMNRNEEEEALIYLEEAVGVIDKAKGLYPEIEIVWLMTRSWNYGLLQYNCCKYPEAEKWCCKSIKFLKYLSSAKENYEEQMITLYQDLLARATSGEE
- the LOC106064576 gene encoding testis-expressed protein 11-like isoform X1 encodes the protein MKMEIPDSNQKNVFQLKGINLILKELSQDGSELLTNWEALINNALSLANSLFHILFLSLAEKAELEELATQLWNKVVILKSKKCLSALSLTKARHVAFQVVTHLYESNNDEMTIKKHVIMALKTARAWIDCKEWENAEKVLYIFHQAIQKLQHISKEKKAFNLTTEAFKKEKYEIDTDIFQGLCLSAELKFAQSQLNEAKLMVAKAKEFMQGTFPNKAGFLSLLCHNFGVDSFKDKQFGEGVFWLKESYQLGKDADDVSTSTQASTLRLLANCYMEEKNTDWIENAFNAIHLANKIDPHPAGIYLKLQLNVLDEEPNLNLILASLQEMLHHKDSSIDLVLNALHLLKKHQISSVAFQLRLEILKKFEFHPDYGLLLVTMLDSFLTESDGEFAKTFSQECIIAHNTIGRLDGATLKRFHILFWSKAAEMFENENYSGSITWYNYSLSLYSSLSPSEPNLGKLHRNLATCYLLVGETAKASTAIELSEKCEPNNAHAQYISFKVALATNDWEKAIKSLNQLVNCSPKDDDTNNIICLAAHSALEQEKSELAIPALECLINHSKDSKHILIAIRCLLRLLITEIEENERLSVNNAISKVRTAYNKILVIKANNELSSAELEDEALWFMKIAWNLAIKYRDDVYAVKELFNLCYQLLTLCSLNIGNYIQSNHCLLMSCAACLQIVKNEQDKSLVQDVLEEVLKNIEQYRQGEQRIEKYIWAQVSPNFILGVQTKSSQEEKLLHLYKFQALLKLNDARAETVIDSALLLPNSDPKLFHTFAAAALDPTVNNAKLGAKALKISIRLHLEASTPDYVKCSADLRNLIELVMNRNEEEEALIYLEEAVGVIDKAKGLYPEIEIVWLMTRSWNYGLLQYNCCKYPEAEKWCCKSIKFLKYLSSAKENYEEQMITLYQDLLARATSGEE
- the LOC106064576 gene encoding testis-expressed protein 11-like isoform X2 codes for the protein MKMEIPDSNQKNVFQLKGINLILKELSQDGSELLTNWEALINNALSLANSLFHILFLSLAEKAELEELATQLWNKVVILKSKKCLSALSLTKARHVAFQVVTHLYESNNDEMTIKKHVIMALKTARAWIDCKEWENAEKVLYIFHQAIQKLQHISKEKKAFNLTTEAFKKEKYEIDTDIFQGLCLSAELKFAQSQLNEAKLMVAKAKEFMQGTFPNKAGFLSLLCHNFGVDSFKDKQFGEGVFWLKESYQLGKDADDVSTSTQASTLRLLANCYMEEKNTDWIENAFNAIHLANKIDPHPAGIYLKLQLNVLDEEPNLNLILASLQEMLHHKDSSIDLVLNALHLLKKHQISSVAFQLRLEILKKFEFHPDYGLLLVTMLDSFLTESDGEFAKTFSQECIIAHNTIGRLDGATLKRFHILFWSKAAEMFENENYSGSITWYNYSLSLYSSLSPSEPNLGKLHRNLATCYLLVGETAKASTAIELSEKCEPNNAHAQYISFKVALATNDWEKAIKSLNQLVNCSPKDDDTNNIICLAAHSALEQEKSELAIPALECLINHSKDSKHILIAIRCLLRLLITEIEENERLSVNNAISKVRTAYNKILVIKANNELSSAELEDEALWFMKIAWNLAIKYRDDVYAVKELFNLCYQLLTLCSLNIGNYIQSNHCLLMSCAACLQIVKNEQDKSLVQDVLEEVLKNIEQYRQGEQRIEKYIWAQVSPNFILGVQTKSSQEEKLLHLYKFQALLKLNDARAETVIDSALLLPNSDPKLFHTFAAALDPTVNNAKLGAKALKISIRLHLEASTPDYVKCSADLRNLIELVMNRNEEEEALIYLEEAVGVIDKAKGLYPEIEIVWLMTRSWNYGLLQYNCCKYPEAEKWCCKSIKFLKYLSSAKENYEEQMITLYQDLLARATSGEE